The Cloacibacterium caeni region TCTAAATAAATAATTTCTATAAAGTTACCTGATTCTCCTTTTATTGATAGTTTTTCCATCATTACATGTCATATCTTGCAGTTGCGCTGGTTCTTAAATCTGTGAATTCTCCACGTTCGAATTTCAGTTTTGCAACCATGGCAATCATTGCTGCATTGTCTGTTGTGTATTCAAATTTCGGGATGTAAACGTTCCAGCCTAATTTTTCTACATTTTTTTGCATGGCTTCTCTCAAGCCAGAATTAGCAGAAACACCACCAGCAATCGCTACTTCATTTACGTCATAATCTTTGGCAGCTTTTTCTAATTTTTTCATCAATACATCAATGATGGTTTTCTGAACAGAAGCACAAAGATTTTCTACATTTTCTTGAATGAAATTTGGGTTTTCTTTCAATTGTTTTTGAAGGAAATATAAAACCGAAGTTTTAATTCCGCTGAATGAATAATCGTAGTTTTCGAGTTTAGGTTTTCCAAAAGTGAAAGCATCTGGATTTCCTAATTTAGCGAGTTTATCGATAATTGGACCTGCAGGATAATCTAATCCCATTATTTTTCCGATTTTGTCAAAAGCTTCACCAGCTGCATCGTCTATGGTTTTCCCAATGATTTCCATATCAAAATAATCTTTCACCAAAACAATCATAGTGTGTCCTCCAGAAACGGTAAGACACAAAAATGGAAATTTTGGTGGCATCGGATTTGCATCTTCGATAAAGTGGCAAAGAATATGCGCCTGAAGATGGTTAACTTCAATCAATGGAACATCTAAACTCATCGCTAAAGATTTGGCAAAAGAAGTTCCTACAAGTAGAGAACCTAAAAGTCCAGGTCCGCGAGTAAATCCTATGGCAGAAATATCTTTTTGTTGTATATTTGCTTTAGTGAAGGATTTTTCCACTACGGGAATAATATTTTGTTGGTGGGCTCTAGAAGCCAATTCTGGAACTACGCCACCATATTCTTGGTGTACCGTTTGATTCGCTGCTATATTAGAAAGGATTTTATTTCCGTTAATAATGGCAGCAGAAGTATCATCACAAGAAGATTCTATTCCTAAAATAATTGGTTCATTCATAATTAATGGCAAATTTAGAAAATAATAACTCCGAAAACAACAAACCAATTTCAGAAAAAGTTGGTGAAAAAATAACTGATGTTGCAGAAGGCGTAAAACACACCATAGAACATCCTGTAGAAGCCGCCAAAGAAACTGTAGCTCAGGCTGTAGAAGATGTACAAAAGTTTTCTTGGTGGGCCAAATTATTCCTTTGGTTTGCCGCAATTGCGTCTTTTTTATTTCTTACTTTTTTAATCATTATCAATCTTCCTGCAACTAAGGATCGTGCTGCAAATTATGCTTTAGGATTTTTGGAAGAAGACTTTGGAGTAAAAATATCCAAAGAAAAAGTAGAAGTAAACATTCTGGGAGATGTTATTATTCATGGTCTTAGAATAAAGGACGACAGAAAGAATGATTTTATCTATGCCAAGCAATTTAGAGCAGATTCTGACTGGTTATCAATCTTGAAAATTGGTAAATCTAGACAACTTGATTTTTCTACATT contains the following coding sequences:
- the tsaD gene encoding tRNA (adenosine(37)-N6)-threonylcarbamoyltransferase complex transferase subunit TsaD, whose product is MNEPIILGIESSCDDTSAAIINGNKILSNIAANQTVHQEYGGVVPELASRAHQQNIIPVVEKSFTKANIQQKDISAIGFTRGPGLLGSLLVGTSFAKSLAMSLDVPLIEVNHLQAHILCHFIEDANPMPPKFPFLCLTVSGGHTMIVLVKDYFDMEIIGKTIDDAAGEAFDKIGKIMGLDYPAGPIIDKLAKLGNPDAFTFGKPKLENYDYSFSGIKTSVLYFLQKQLKENPNFIQENVENLCASVQKTIIDVLMKKLEKAAKDYDVNEVAIAGGVSANSGLREAMQKNVEKLGWNVYIPKFEYTTDNAAMIAMVAKLKFERGEFTDLRTSATARYDM